The region GGTTCTCAGCGAACGTCGCCTCGAGTTTCTCGTAGGCCTGAGCGACCGCCTGCGCGGCTTGAACGAGCCCGTCGAGGTGATCGCGGCGGCGCAGGAAATGCTCGGCCGGCATCTCAAAGCGAGCCGTGTCGGCTATGGCGAGGTCGAAGCCACGGCCCGCTTCTTTACGACGGAGCGGAACTGGACGGATGGCTCCGTTGCCCATCGGACGGGGACCCACGACCTTGCGGCGTTCGGCCCGGAGATCCATGGCGCTCTCAAGCGCGGTGAAACGCTCGCCGTCCATGACGCAGCTTCAGACCCGCGCGTCAACTCGTCCGAACAGCTTGGCGCCTTCGTCTTTCTCGAACTTGCTGCCGTCGTCACGGTCAGCCTGATCAAGCGCGGACACATGGTTGCCGCTCTCTATGTTCATGACAGGAGGCCCCGCCACTGGAGTCCGGGCGAGATCAAGCTCATCGAGGATGTGGCCGAGCGCACCTGGGATGCGGTCGAAAGGCTCCGATCAGAAGCGGCCCTGCGCAAAAGCGAGGAACGGCTCCAACTGGCCCTGGACGCCGCGAGCGTCGTAGGAACCTGGGATTGGGACATTCAATCGGATCTCGTTTACGCGGACGAGCGCTTCTCCTCCCTCTACGGTGTCGATCCCGAGGCCGCTGCGGCGGGAGCTCCCATCGCCAATTTCGTCAGCGGCATTCACCCGGACGACCATAGCCGGATCGAAGAAGAGATCCGGCGCAGTGTGGAAAAAGGCGGGACGCTGGCTGCGGAGTACCGCACGATCGACAAGAGGGGCCAAATTCATTGGGTCTTCGCACAGGGGCGCTGCTATCACGCGGGCGGCCAGCCCGTCAGGTTTCCAGGAATCTCCGTCGATATCACCGAGAGGAAGAAGGCCGAGGAGCACCGTGAGCTTCTGATCAATGAACTGAATCATCGGGTGAAGAATACCCTGGCGACCGTCCAGTCCATCGCTTTCCAGACCCTTCGGAACGCGGACAATCCGGAAGCGGCGCGAGCGGCCATGGAAGCGCGCCTGCTCGCCCTGTCCCGGGCTCACGACGTGCTCACGCGTGAAAACTGGGAGGGCGCCAGCCTGATCGAGATCGTCAGGGGAGCCATGGCTCCCTATCGCCACGAGCGCGAGAACCGCCTGCATCTGGAAGGTCCGAATGTCCGCCTGACGCCGCGCATGGCGCTCGCGATTGCGATGGCCCTGCAGGAACTCGCCACCAACGCAGTGAAGTACGGTGCGCTCTCGAACGTGGGCGGTGAGGTGCAGATCTCTTGGCTTGTCAAACGGAAGAGCGAGAAGCGCCTGCATCTGACCTGGTCCGAAAGTGGCGGACCGCCGGTCCAGCCTCCTCCGCGACGTGGCTTCGGGACCCGATTGATCGAGCGAAGCCTGGCACAGGATCTCAACGGCGACGTACAGATCGCATTCGCCCCGTCAGGCGTCATCTGTACGGTCGATGCGCCCATCGCTCAAATCTAGCATGAACCGGCAGCCCGCCGGTTCATGCTGTCTCGACACCACGGCCTTTTGGTTCGGTCATTCTCAGTCGATGAAATCGACAGGTGTTCCTTTCTCGACCATCTTGGACAGGGCCTGCACGTCCCAGTTCGTCAACCTCACGCAGCCGTGGGAATAGGCTTTTCCGACCTTCTCGGGTTCCGGCGTCCCATGGATGCCGTAGGATTCGATGGAGAGGTCGATCCAGGTGCTTCCGACAGGATTGTTCGGCCCGGGCTTGATCTCGAACTTCTCCTTGGCCTTGACGCCCTTGAAGCCATAATCCGGGTTGTACGTGTAGTTCGGGTTCGGGGCGACCGCGCGAACCTTGTACGATCCGCTGGGTGCAGGCTTTTCCTCGCTGCCGATGGACGCCGGATAGGTGGCGACGACCGACCCGTCCTTGTTCAGGACGCGCAGGATGTGTTCGTTCTTCACGATCTCGATCTTGGCGGCCTTTTCGGCTTTCTCCGAATCCGCCGGTTTCGCCGCGACATTGGCGACGAGGATGGATGTCCCGGCCTTGTCTAAGGATTTGCCGGGGTTCAGGACCTTGAGCAGGTCCATGTCCATGTGAAACTTCTCGGCCAGAAGCTCCTCAGGACTTGAATAGCCGAGGTAATCGAGCTTGGCCTGGTCTTCCATCTTTTCCGGAATGGTCATGAAAGGACCTTTTACGTCCTCCCCCTTGATCGTGTACTCGACCAGGGCTGGATCGGACGATGTCTCCTTGAGCTTGGACCAGGCATCCTCGTCGAGATTCCCGTCGGGTTTGAGATCGTGCGCCGCCTCGAACGCCTTGATCGCGTTCCGCAGGTTCTCTCCGTTGCGCCCATCGATCACGCCGGGCGAGAAGCGGGCTCTATCGAGCAGAACCTGAATCTTGACGATAGCCGGATCGGTCTCCTTGCTCCTGCCGCTCTCGGCCGACCACTCGGCTTTGTTCACGGCTTCCAGGTTCAACTCCGGAGGCGCAGCCATCGCCGGCCGCAGCAGACACAGGATTCCAAGGGCGATATACGCAACGCGTTTCATGACCAACTCCACCGGCAAGGTCGTGGACAGAAAAGCCGCGGGAGGTACCCTCTGTTCCCACGGATCTACTGACAAATCCTGTAGTCGCCCTTGCGCTGGCGCAGATCGAGGTGAAGGTGGTTGCCATGGTCCGCATCTGAGCCCGGACCGAGCACCGTGTTGAAGATCGGACAGGCGGCTTTGCGGATTGCAGACTGGAACGTCGCTTCCGGAGAATTCTCCTCATGGCTGCCGACCGTCAGCGCCGGCCGTTTGGCGAACTCGAACCCCATGACATCGAGACCATTGCCAAAGGCATGTTCGCTCAGTTTCGCTCCGTTGCGCTGATCACGACACTGGTAGGACGTGCCGATGAGGACTTTCGTCGGCGCGCTCTGGAACTGGCGCTCCGCTTCAGGGGCGACGACGTCGTTCATCCAGCGGGTCATGCTCTCGGCCACCGGACAACCCATGAGGGATGCTGGCACCACCGCAACGCCGTTCGGCAATGCGGAGACCAGGACCGGATTTTCGATCCTGCAATTGTTTTCCTGGACCGGCGGCCTGCTCTCGAAGCGCAGACCGAGCTGCGTGAGGCGCTGGAGGCAGGCATCTTCTGCCGCGCTTCCGGTTTCGGCTTTCTGTTCCGGAGGAGCTTCATTCTCCGGCACTTTTTCGGCACTGGGCTCAGGAGCGGCGGAATGATCCGGCCTTGGCGGCGGCAGTGGCGCCGGCTCGGCGAGATGATCGGGCCTGGGCGGAGGGAGCGGCGGCGCATCCTGAGCCAAGACGACGGAAGCCAGCACCATTCCTCCAATGATGCTCATCATCCCGACAACCGTGCGGCGACTACGCTTCATGCCGCCTCCTACTCTCAAGCTACCTCTGTCTATAACCCCCATGCGCTAAGGTTGGGTTCCATCTGAGTCTTTCGCGCGCCTTGCTCTCAGAGCAGGACGCTCCACAATTGATGGATCGATGGAGGGCCGTCATGAGGGCAGTTCCGGTGACGGATATCAATTCCGCTACGAGTTTGTCGCTCGTCTCGACCGTGAGCGGGGAGCATGGAAGTCCCTGCACGAAGCGCATCCAGGAGCTGGAAGAACGCGTTGCCAGGCTTCGCGCCGAACTTGACGACGCCACGGCGGCTTTGGAGCTTGAGAAGGCCCGGACGCCGGTGCCTGGCGACTTCGTTCGCTGCCCCCTTACCCACTTCTTCGGGCAGGTCACCAGGGTCACACCCCGGCCCAATGGCAGGCCGTGGGTGGAGATCGTCCCCTATCTCGGCCCGAACCTGCCGGGCCACTCATCCATGGACCTGTTCGACAGCTGGGAACTGATCGATGCGCCGGCGGACGAGGCTGCCGAGGGTTCCGCGAGGCTGCCGATGATCGCGCCCTTCATGCCGAGGACGACCGCTCTGCTCACGTCGCACTCCGAAGAGGTCGAGGTGGAAGAAGCGCTCAAGCAGCTTTGGGCGCCTGCGAACCGGGTCACGTCGTAGCGCCGACTCCGGAGAACATCGCCTGCAACAATTCCAAGTATGTCGCGTTGGCCCTGCGGCTTCGCCGCCTGCGAAGCCTGAACGCGTGGCATGCGGGAAGCCTGACTGTGTATGCCCTTCCCCTCGTCTGCCACCGTATCAAAAGCGCTCGAGCAAGGGATGACAGCCATGGCAGACGATGGGCAGAGTGTACGCCTTCAGGTCGCGAACGCCCGGCCGGACGATTCCGGCCGTGGACTTGCGCGCATAAGCCGCCAAGCCCTCGCCGAGATCGGCATCCAGGAGGGCCAAGCCATCGAAATCGTCGGCAAGCGTCACACCACCGCCATCGCCGTCTCCCCCTATCCCGAGGATGAAGGCCTGAACATCATTCGCCTCGACGGTCTGCAGCGCGTCAATGCGGGCGTGGGCAGTGGCGATCACGTAGAGGTGAAGCGGGCGGAGGTTCGCCCGGCAACCCGGGTCGTGCTTGCTCCGGCCCAGAAGGGACTGCGTCTTCAAGGCTCGGGCGATGCCCTGAAGAGAACCTTCTACCAGCGTCCCCTGGCGGCAGGCGACGTGATTTCCACTTCGGTCTATTCGCAACGCTCGTCCGGCCAGCGGCTGCCGGAGGAAATGCGTGGCTTCCTCAACATTCCCGCCTACGGGCTCCAGGAAATCCGCCTTGTCGTGGTCTCGACCCAGCCGCGCGGCATCGTACATGTGACGGCCGAAACCGAGATCGAGCTGCGCCCGCAATTCGAGGAGCCGCGGGAGGCGCGCCGCGCCGATGTGACCTATGACGATATCGGCGGCCTCGGCAGCACGGTCGATCAGGTGCGCGAGATGGTGGAACTGCCGCTTCGCCACCCGGAGCTCTTCCAGCGCCTCGGCATCGATCCCCCGAAGGGCGTCTTGCTCTACGGACCTCCCGGCACGGGCAAGACCAGGCTCGCGCGGGCCGTCGCCAACGAGACGGAGGCGCAGTTCTTCCACATTGCCGGTCCCGAGATCATGGGAAGCCACTATGGCGAGTCGGAGCAGCGGCTGCGGCAGGTTTTCCAGGAAGCGCAGCAGAACGCCCCCGCGATCATCTTCATCGACGAGATCGACAGCATCGCGCCCAAGCGCGAAGAGGTCACGGGAGAAGTCGAGCGGCGGATCGTGGCCCAGCTGCTCACGCTCATGGACGGCCTGGAGCCGCGCCAGAACATCGTGGTCATCGGTGCGACGAACCGGCGCGAAGCGATCGACGAGGCTCTCCGCCGCCCGGGCCGCTTCGACCGGGAGATCGTGATCGGCGTGCCGGATGAACTGGGGCGCCGGGAAATACTCGGCATCCATACCCGGGGCATGCCCCTGGGCGAGGACGTGGATCTGGAAGACATCGCCCGCACGACCTATGGTTTCGTCGGGGCCGATCTGGCCGCCCTCGCCCGCGAGGCCGCCATGGATTCCCTGCGGCGCATCCTGCCCGGCATCAATCTCAAGGACGGGATCCCGTCCAACGTGCTCGAGAGCCTGCAGGTGACGCGTCAGGACTTCATGAACGCCATGAAGCGCGTTCAGCCCTCGGCCTTGCGCGAAATCATGATCCAAGTGCCCAACGTGACCTGGGACGATATCGGCGGGGTCGAAGAGGCCCGCACCCGGTTGCGCGAGGGGGTGGAACTGCCTCTCAAGAGCCCGGAATCCTTCCGCCGCCTCGGCATTCGCCCGGCCAAGGGATTTCTCCTGTTCGGGCCTCCCGGCACCGGCAAGACGCTTTTGGCGAAAGCCGTCGCCCGTGAGGCCCAGGCCAATTTCGTGGCGACGAAATCCTCCGACCTTCTTTCGAAATGGTATGGCGAATCCGAGCAGCAGGTGTCCCGCCTCTTCGCCCGGGCCCGTCAGGTCGCGCCGACCGTGATCTTCATCGATGAGATCGACTCCCTTGCTCCGGTCCGCGGCGGCGGCCTGGGCGAGCCTGCGGTGACGGAGAGGGTCGTCAACACGATCCTGGCGGAAATGGACGGCCTCGAGGAGTTGCAGGGCGTCGTCGTCATGGCGGCCACGAACAGACCGAACCTCATAGACCCGGCCCTGCTCCGCCCGGGGCGTTTCGACGAGTTGATCTACGTCCCGGTTCCCGATGCGCAGGGACGTCGCCATATCCTGGGGATCCACACCAAGGCGATGCCGCTCGGCCCGGACGTGGATCTCGATGCGATTGCGGAGCGGACAAGCCGCTTCACAGGAGCGGACCTCGAGGATCTCACCCGTCGTGCCGGCCTTCTCGCCTTAAGGGAATCGCTCCAGGCGGAGCACGTGACCATGGCCCATTTCGAACAGGCTCTGCGCGAAACCCGCCCCTCCGTCACACCGGAAATGGAGCGGGAATACGAGGACATGCTGCGGACTCTCAAGCAGGAAGGCCCTCAGCGTCAGTCCATCGGCTTCCTTCCGCTGAGACAGGCGGCCGAGTAGGTCCGGATCGCTACCATCAAAAACCCGATGGCACGCCGTCTATGCCATCGGGTTTTCTTGATTCTCTCATGAAAAAAGCGCGGGCGTTGCCGCCCGCGCCTTTCATGGATTGTTTCGGGCTTAGTAGCCGCAGGCGACGGGAATGCGGGTATCCCGGGTGTTCGGGTCCAGAACCGTCCGGCAAGGCACGCCATTCACCGTGCGGATCTCATGCGGAGCCGCATAGGGATCGGGCGAGCCCATCGGCACGGGAGCTACCATCATGGGACCAACCGGTGCGGGAGCAATGCTGCCCGTCGAGACCACGTCGCCACCCACCGGCGCAACGACGCTGCTCACCTGACCGGCACAAGCGATCGGGATACGCGAGCTTCGATTGCTTGGGTCGAGCACCGTGCGGCAAGGCACGCCGTTGAAATAGCGGATCTCATGCGGAGCGGCCTCCGGGAAGAGCGAGCCGGGCGTTCCGGAAATCGCCGGAGAGGACTGCGCCAACGCAGCACCCATGCCGCTAAGAACCATAAATCCAGCGCCAGCGAAAATCGCGAGCTTCTTCATCGGTGTCTCCAGTGCTTTCATTGAGGATGGCTGTTCGCCACGCAAGACACAGGCTAAACGCATGGGAAGCAATTCGTTTCCAACCGTAATTGGACCACACAGAGTTGTGATTGTCGCACATGAATAAAGCACAGCTTCGTCAACGTTAAGCTTGAGAGTGAAGACCTGCGAGAAATATTCAAATACTTACTTACAAATATAGCACTATTAATCGTCATACACTTTAGCTATTCAAAATTTCGGCGCAGCCGGATACCGATTTGCCGCTACCTGGGACTTCGCTGATGCCTGGTGGCCAGCCAAAGCCCGGCCGCGACGCCGGCGAGTCCGAGCAAGACACCGGGTGTCAACGGTTCACCGAGAAGCCAGACACCGAGCAGCGCCGCCGTGATCGGGCTCAGCGACAGGAACACCGTCACTCGGGTCGGGGTCGTATGCTTGAGCGCCCAAAGCCAGAGGACATAGCCGACACCACTCGACACGCCGATGAACAGAACCGCGCCCCACGCTGATGAAGCAAGGCGCAGTTCCTGGGTAAAGAGCCCTTCAACTCCGGCAGGGCCCGCCAGAAAGACCACAGAGGCCAGCATGGCCCAAGCCCCGACGGGCAGGGTCGGGTAACGGGCGAGATAAGGTCGATACAGCACGGAGCACAGGGCGCCGCACAGAGCGGCAGAGAGCACCAGCAGAACCCCCAGCCATTCACCGGTCGCGCTCTGCACAGCGAGCCCCTCGCCCAGGGCCACGCCGACCCCGATGATCGTTAGGACAACACCGGCGACTTTGGTCCCGCTGAGATTCTCGCGGCCCGATACAGCCGCGATGATCATGGTCATCAGTGGAAAGGTCGAGAACAGGAGCGCCGCTCGGGTGGGCGGGATGAACCGGAGCCCAAGGTTCAACAGCGCGATCAGAATCCCGAACTGCACGATGCCGAGCCCCATGACGACCAGCAGGTCGCGAACGGCGAACCGGACCCGCGCGCTCATCAGCAAGGGCGGAACAAGGCAGAGAACCGCAATGGCGTAGCGCAGGAAAGCCAGCGATGCCGGGCCGATCTCCTGGACGACGAAGCGCGTCGCCACCATGGCGGCGCCGACCTGAACGCCCGTCGCGGCGGCCGCCATCAGGGCAAGCGCCTCCCGGCGCCTCACAGAGCGAGATCCCAGGTCTGCCCGACGAGATCCTTTCCGAAGGAATGATGCCCCTCTTCCTTCACCAGCGTGAAGCCCGCTGCCCGATAGATGCTGCACGCTGCCACGAGCACATCGTTCGTCCACAGGGTCAACGTCTTGTAGCCCTTCGCCTTGGCAAAGCTGATGCACTCGTCGACCAGTCTTCTGCCGAGGCCGAGCCCTCTGGCCGAAGGCTCCACATAGAGCAGCCGGAGCTTCGCGACCTGATCGGAAGCGCGCACGAGAAAGACACTGCCGATGATCTCTCCATGCCGCTCGGCGATCCAGCAGCGTTCCCATTGCGGGTCGAAATTCTTGACGAAGACCGCGGCAATCTCAGCCACCAAAGCCTCGAAGGTTTCGTCCCAACCATATTCCTGGGCGTACAGAAGCCCCTGTCGGTGCGCGATCCAGCCGATATCTCCGATCCGGTGTGGGCGCAGGCTGTAGGGAGGATCAGATCTCGAACCATCGCCGATCAGACGTTCAACCGTGGCCATGGATTGGACGAGTTGCTCCCGCTCGCCGGACGAGAGTTCCGACAGCATGGCGGCCACCTGGATCGCGGAAGCCTGGTTCAGCGGCGCGAATGCGGCAAGGCCCTTTTCCGTCAGGGATAAGAGAAATTGGCGCCTGTCATCCTTGGAGGGGGAGCGCCGAAGCAGGCCTTTTGCGTCGAACCGCTTCAGCAGGCGGCTGAGATAGCCGGCATCGAGGCCGAGCTCTCGCCCCAGATCGGCGGCCGTCACCGGGTCGCGGTGGGCGAGTTCGTAGAGCACGCGCGCTTCCGTCAGCGAGAATGCACTCTCCAACAACCCCTCGTTCAGAAGGCCGATTTGGCGCGTGTAGAAGCGGTTGAAGCTTCTGACCTTCTCGATCTGCTCGTCCGTGGGCAAATTCGGCATGTGCGACATGGCGGCCTCCCACGGAAGATTCTCGCCAATTATTGACTTAGTCAACTATTTTCGCGATCGGCAAAGCCTGTTGCAACTTGCCTCATGACGTCATGTTCGGCCCTGTGCCGGTGGCCTCGATCGGAGAGGCACGGCGCTTTTCAGCGCCGGGATGGCCGGAGATGATCCTCGGATCAAGTCCGGGGACGGCCATGACGGGGCGGATGCTCGTCCCGCTCACGCAGCCGCGTCGATGGCCAGACGTCCCTCATGGATTGCGTGGCAGGCCACTCCCCCGACCAGGGGCGGGATTTCGGCCCGGCACCGCTCGTTGGCGAAGGGACAGCGCGGGTTGAAGGTGCAGCCGGTCGGCGGGTTGATGGGGTTGGGGATCTCGCCGCGCACGGGGATGCGCTGGCGCCCGGTCATCCCGATATCCGGCACCGCATCCAGCAGCATGCGGGTATAGGGATGCTTCGGATGGGCGAAGAGCTCGCGGCCATTGGAGATCTCCACGATGCGTCCGAGATACATCACGCCGATGCGGCTCGCCATATGGCGCACGACAGCGAGGTTGTGGCTGATGAACAGGTAGGTCAGCCCGAGGCGATCCTGCAGGTCGCGCATGAGGTTGAGGATCTGCGCCTGGACCGACACGTCCAGCGCGGAGGTCGGCTCGTCGCAGACGATGAACTCCGCGTTGGATGCAAGAGCGCGTGCGATGGCGATGCGCTGACGCTGACCACCGGAGAATTCATGCGGGTATTTGCGGCCGTCCGCCGGATGCAATCCGACCAGCGACAGGAGCTCACCCACCCGGTCTGCGATGTCCTTCTCGCTCTCGATCAGGTGAAAAGCCCGGATCGGCTCGGCGACGATGCGGTCGACCTGCCAGCGCGGGTTGAGGCTTGCATAGGGGTCCTGGAAGATCATCTGGATGCGGCGCCGCAGGCGCTGGCGCTCGGCAGACGCGGCCCTGCTCGACATGGAGACGCCGTCGATCATCACCTCTCCGCTCGTGGGCGGCAGGAGACCGACGACCATCCGCGCCACCGTCGACTTGCCCGAGCCGGATTCGCCGACGAGAGCGAAGGTCTCACCCTTGGCGATGCTGAAGGAAACGCCGTCGACCGCCTTCAGGTATTGCTTCTCTCCGCCCTCGAGAACTCGGTTGAGCCAGGGCTTGGAAACGTCGAACACACGGCGCAGGTCTTTGACTTCGACATAAGAGTTCTCGGTCACGCGACGGCCTCCGACCGGACGGAAGATTGATCGTAGAGATGGCAGGCGACGCGATGATCGCTGTGCTGGACGGGCTCCGGCCGTTCGACCCGGCAGCGGTCGAATACATAGGGACAACGCGGGTTGAAGGCGCATCCTGGCGGAATGGCCGAGAGGCGCGGCATCGAGCCGGGGATCTGCACGAGACGATCCGTGTCGCTTTCAAGGGATGGAATCGCGCCCATCAGGCCCTTTGCGTAGGGATGAAGCGGGTTTTGCACCACCTCGCGCACGGGCCCGATCTCCGCGATTCGGCCCGCATACATGACGGCGACCCGATCCGCCGTTTCGGCGATCACGCCCATGTCGTGCGTGACCAGCATGATGGCCGTGCCGTGCTCGCGGCCGAGCCGCTTCAGCAACGCGATGATCTGCGCCTGGACCGAGACGTCGAGGGCAGTCGTCGGTTCGTCGGCGATAATGAGTTCCGGCTCGGCGCACAGAGCCAGCGCAATGACGACGCGCTGGCGCATGCCGCCCGAGAATTCATGCGGGTAGCTGTCGATCCGCTTGTCAGGTGCGGGAATGCCGACTTCGGCCAAAAGATCGATGGCACGCTTCCTCGCGGCTGCGGACGAGAGATTCGTATGCGTGCGAATGGTCTCGACAAGCTGTTCGCTGACCCGGTAGAGCGGGTTAAGGCTGGTGAGCGGGTCCTGGAAGATCATGCCGATGCGCTTGCCGCGCACCCTGCGCATCTCCTCCGGCGGCAGATTGTCGATGCGAAGCCCCGAGAGGAGGACTTCGCCGCCGGCGATCCGCCCGGGAGGGTCGATGAGGCCGATGACGGCCGATCCCGTCACGGATTTGCCCGCGCCGGATTCGCCGACGACACCGAGCACTTCGCCCTTCGCGATGTCGAAGGATATGCCGTCGATGGCTTTCAGGACCCCGCGCCGGGTCACGAACTCGACCCGCAGGTCACGAACGGAGAGGACAGGTTGCGTCATGAGCGATCCTCTCATCGCAGCTTCGGATTGAGCGCATCGCGCAGCCAATCACCCAGGAGGTTGATGGCGAGCACCAGCAGCGCGAGGGCGATGCCCGGAAAGGCGATGATCCACCACTCACCGGAGAATAGGTAATTGTTGCCGATGCGGATGAGAGTGCCGAGCGAAGGCATGGTTTCCGGCATGCCTGTGCCGAGGAAGGACAGGGTCGCTTCCGTGATGATCGCGAGCGCGAGGTTGATCGTGGCGATGACGAGCACGGGGCCGAGCACATTCGGAAGGACATGCCGGAACATGATCACCGGCGCCGGCAGGCCGATGAGCTTCGCGGCGGCGATATAGTCCTTGTTCTTCTCCACCATCACCGAGCCGCGAACCGTGCGGGCATATTGCACCCAGAAGCTCAGTCCAATGGAGAACACAAGGACGGACAACGTCGTCACGCCGTCGAGCTGCCCACCGAGCACGGACTTCACCACGCCATCCACGAGAAGGGCAATGAGGATCGCCGGGAATGTGAGCTGCACATCGGCGACGCGCATGATGATCGCGTCCGTGGTGCCGCCCACATAGCCCGCGATGAGCCCGAGCGCGATCCCGAGCGTGGCCGAGAAGGCGACGCCCAGGAAGCCGACGGCGAGCGAGATCCGCAG is a window of Microvirga lotononidis DNA encoding:
- a CDS encoding ABC transporter permease; translation: MAEAVQAAPAPQSQPMTWVGRFFDSDIWASFKRSKLTMAAAFVGFLFMAAAVLAGLAPQDPFDPAQLDLLNSRLPPLWDAEGQAPFLLGTDEQGRDIFSAILYGLRISLAVGFLGVAFSATLGIALGLIAGYVGGTTDAIIMRVADVQLTFPAILIALLVDGVVKSVLGGQLDGVTTLSVLVFSIGLSFWVQYARTVRGSVMVEKNKDYIAAAKLIGLPAPVIMFRHVLPNVLGPVLVIATINLALAIITEATLSFLGTGMPETMPSLGTLIRIGNNYLFSGEWWIIAFPGIALALLVLAINLLGDWLRDALNPKLR